A window of Synergistales bacterium genomic DNA:
ACTATCCTCCACCTCCGTACCGTTCAGAGGACCCAGGGTCGCCGGATCCTTCACTCGCCACAATATACCTGGTGCACCATCATCATGCATGCGTCCATCACGACGTCGCAGCCTTCCGCTTCGAGCCGCTGCTTCAATGCCTCGTTTTCCGCTCCCGGCTGCATCCACACCACCGGCTTGTACCCGAGTTGCTCCATCTCCTCTACCACAGGCTCCTGCTTGCCGGGCCCCACAAAGAGGGCCACCACATCCACCTGCTCCGGCAGCTCCCCAAGCGACCCAAGACAATGAAGGCCCTGGATCGTCTCGCCGCTGTGGCCGGGATTTACGGGGAAAAGTCGGAATCCCTGACCGGTCAGGTACTCCATCACCTCGTAGACGGGACGCTCCTGCTTGGGCGAGGCACCGACAATCGCTACCGTCGATGGGGTGCACACATAGGCATCGATGATCCCTGCCTGATCCACCGCTGTCACCTCCTTCATTCCAAGGTCTCTCTCCTGCGCTCCCGGTCCCGGCTGAGCACGCTGTCTTCCGGCCTGCCGTCTGGTTCGCACGCCCCGGGGCGGCCCTCGTACAGGGACAGCGGGATCGGGCATCGGCCGGTCCGTTCTGCTTCTGCCGGCATCCTGTCATGCTGCAGCCTTCTGTCTCGGGAATCCTTGCGGCGCAAGGCTTTGCCGAACTCATCCAAAGGTGGTACAATCTCCTGCAGCGGAGGACTGGCCGAGTGGTCAAAGGCGGTTGACTTGAAATCAACTGAGGTGCAAGCCTCCGGGGGTTCGAATCCCTCGTCCTCCGCCAGAATGCTGTTTTCAAACGGCGCCCCTGGGGGGCGCCGTTTCGTTTTTACGGCAACGGCGGCGTGTACCGCACCCGCACGCTCCCCACCAGGTGCATATCGATACGCAGTGCCGCCTCTTCCACCAGTACATCGGAAAAACGCACCTCGTCGATCTCCCCGCTGAGCTGCAGGCCCGGCGCGACAGCAACCTCCCGGAGCGACCTGTCCACCGTTGCCCTGGCCTCTCTGATATCTTCGGAGAGCGGAAAGACGGCACGCTGTTCAAGCTGCCCGGCAATCGGGGCCTTCAGCAACCAGGCGGCCCCCTGCAGGAGGGCATTGGTGGTGTTGGCATGGAACTCCAGGTCTGTGAGGGAGAGCTCCCCGGCTGCACGGTCGAAACGGGGCGTGCCGACCAGATAGAGGGTGCCGTGGGTACCAAAGAGCCGCCAGGGAGCCTCGGCGTGGAACCGCGCCCGGAGGATCAGCTGTCCTCCACTGGGCATACAGCTCAGTTCATCGAGCTTCAGCCTGCCTCCGTTGGGCAGGCTGAAGCCTTGCGGGGGCATCGCTTCCATCAGGTGCCTCTCCAGGGCGCCGTAGCTCACCTGCAGAGGGAGGTGCAGCACCGAGACATCCGCCACATCCCCTCGCTCCTCCATGGGCGGCAGGGGTTCCGGTCTGATATCGGCTGACGGCTTCTCTGTCACGACCTCCAGATAGGTCGCCAGGCGCACCGGCAGAACCACGCGGTCCTGCTCCATCTGCAAGGGCCAGACGGTCAGGGAGCGGGGACGGGCCTGCAGCCAGATATCCGGCGAGGTGCTGAGCGGAATCGGCTCGTAGAGGCGCCTCCACTGTTCGTCTATGGTGTCGTGCAACTGGAGTGTACTGTTGAGCCGCCTGTCTATAGTCGGCAGTATTCTATCGATCTCCCGGTCAAGAAAATGTTCCATCAACCCGGAGACCTGGATCAATGTACCCAGGGCCTTTACGGTAGGCCGTTTCTGCCAGCTGTAGGAGATATCCGGCGAGGTCTGCACCTT
This region includes:
- a CDS encoding DUF4403 family protein, coding for MERRRKWIAGIAGAVVLGVAGFFLLMPRPEPVVVDAPEVRPVPTLPARESSMLALPVELPLRELEHYCERQIPIGLFSQKDQGLDDDGHFSISSIVSRDRSLSLDTKSDALHLNLPLRFMARIAWKDKILGIPASYHETTRGSMVLHIGARPRFTPDWKVQTSPDISYSWQKRPTVKALGTLIQVSGLMEHFLDREIDRILPTIDRRLNSTLQLHDTIDEQWRRLYEPIPLSTSPDIWLQARPRSLTVWPLQMEQDRVVLPVRLATYLEVVTEKPSADIRPEPLPPMEERGDVADVSVLHLPLQVSYGALERHLMEAMPPQGFSLPNGGRLKLDELSCMPSGGQLILRARFHAEAPWRLFGTHGTLYLVGTPRFDRAAGELSLTDLEFHANTTNALLQGAAWLLKAPIAGQLEQRAVFPLSEDIREARATVDRSLREVAVAPGLQLSGEIDEVRFSDVLVEEAALRIDMHLVGSVRVRYTPPLP
- a CDS encoding CoA-binding protein — translated: MDQAGIIDAYVCTPSTVAIVGASPKQERPVYEVMEYLTGQGFRLFPVNPGHSGETIQGLHCLGSLGELPEQVDVVALFVGPGKQEPVVEEMEQLGYKPVVWMQPGAENEALKQRLEAEGCDVVMDACMMMVHQVYCGE